From the genome of Pseudoxanthomonas sp.:
ATAGCCCCGTCGCCCCATACAGGCCGTGGCCGGTGATGAATGCGGCGACGGGCGGCGGCACCAGGCTCTGCCAGGACGCGCCCGAGGCGATCCGCTGGCGCACGTCGCTGGCCGACTCCGACTGCAGCGGCTGATGCAGGCAGAGCACCCGCCCAGCCGGCGAATGCTTCAGGGCATCGGCTTCATCGGCCCAGCACGCGGCCACGCGCTCACCCAGTGCCGGCGGCAGTTGACCCAGCAAGCTGCCGAAGCGATCGGCCACCACGAAGTGGGCCAATCCGAATAGATCCTCCCAGGCATGCCAGGTGGGCAGGCCCAGGAAACTGTCGGCGCCCAGCACCAACGCCAGCGGCGCCTCGGGACCGAGTTCGGCGCGCAGGCTGCGCAGGGTGTCGACCGTGAAGGAGCGCCCGGGGCGGTCCAGTTCGCGCCGATCCACGCGCAGGCCGGGCTCCCTGGCAACGGCGGCTTCCAGCATGGCCAGGCGCTGCTGCGCATTGGCGCCCGGCGGCGGGCGATGCGGCGGATCGGCGGCGGGGATCAGGGTGACCGGCACCGCCAGCGCGGCGCCCGCCAGACGCGCGATGGCCAGATGCCCGTTGTGGAACGGATCGAAGGTGCCGCCGTAGATCAGGGTCAGCGCGCGCGGAGATGACATGTTGGACACAGAGCGCGTCGGCCGCGGGATCAGGCGTGGCTCACGCCACCAGCTTCACCGCGGACGCATCAGCGATGGCCAGCAACAGGCGCTCCAGCGCCACCCAGGCATCGCCATCGGCGCGCCCCTTGGCCATGCGGTCGATGCGCGAGGCCTCGGCCACGAACCGGTCCCAACGCGCGGAACTGGCATGGCGCTGCAGCGCGCGCTTGAACGGCGCCTGCCGGCTCTCCCAGATGCCCTGCCCCTTCATTTCCGCGGCTACATTGCCGCCACGTTCGGCGACCCGCGCCAGCTGCGCGGTGCTCAGGACATTCCTGACCACCATCGGCATCAGGGCCGCGACCACTTCGCCCTCGGCACGCAGGCCGACCAGCATGCGCGAGGCCTGGGTGGCGTTGCCGGACAAGGTGGTCTCGATCAAGCGGAACACGTCGAAGCGCGCCGCATCGGCGACCAGCGACTGCATCGTGGCCAGGTCCAGGGCCTGGCCATCGGCCAGCAGGGCGAGCTTGTCGATTTCCTGCGCGGCCGCCAGCAGGTTGCCTTCCACGCGCTCGACCAGCAGCGCGATGGCGTCGCGATCGGCGCGCAGGCCGCGCGAACGCAACCGCGCCTGAACCCAACCGGAGAGTTCGTGCGGCTTGATCGCCCAGGCCACCGACAGCACGCCGATGCGCTCGATGGCGTCGGCCCACTTGCCGCGATGGGCCTTGCTCCACTCGCCAGCGGTGATCAGCAGCACCACATCGTCCGGCGGGCGCGCGCAGAAGGCGCTGATGACCTCGGCACCCTCCTTGCCTGGCTTGCCGGTGGGCAGGCGCACTTCGACGATGCGACGGGCGCTGAACAGGCTGGGGGCATCGAAACTGGCCTGCAATCCGGCCCAGTCGATATCGCGCCCTTCCAGGTCGAAGACTTCACGCTCGGCGATGCCGAGTTCACGCCCGCGGGTCCGGACGGCATCGGCCGCCTCCAGCACCAGCAGGGTTTCCGGCCCGGCGATCAGGTAGGCCGGCGCCAGCGCAGCATCGGCAATCTGCGCAGCCAGCCGGTCAGGAGCCAGTTCCATTACGGGGTGGTGACAGGCGTGGTCGTCGCGGGCGTGAGGGCGTCATCCGTCGCGGGCGCCGGATCAACCGGCGCCGTGGACGTGGCCGGATCCCTGGCGCCGCCAGGGCGGCCAACGCCACGCACGACGCCATCGATACGGCGCAGGATCGACGCAGCCATCTCACGACGCAGCTCGTCGGCCAGGATCTCGCGTTCGGAAGTCGTACCGGTCAGGTTGGTCGACTGGGAGACGTAGTCGCGGGACAGCTCAACGACCTGCTGCGGCACCAACTCGGAACCATCGGCGCGGCGAAACTCGAACACGGTGGCGTAGCGCAGGCTGTATTCCAGCGCGCGGCCGTTCTGATCCAGCGCAATCGCCCGATCGCCCCAGCGCTCGGACTTGATGTCCAGGGTCGCCACGTCCGTCGTGGCGTCTTCCGCTGCCGGGGTGGCCCCTGCCGCCTTCAAGCCGACGGCCAGGTCTTCCGCCAGGGGGCTGTAACGCGTCTTGGACACGACCCGGACCGGGCCCAGATCCGCCGGCAGCGCGATCTTGCTGCGCAGGTGGAATCCGCAGGCGGAAAGCGAGACGGCCAACAGGGTGACGGCCAGCAGCCGCAGCATCGGGGTTGGATTCATGGCGGGGAGTCTGGACGAGGCCGGCGGGTGCGGCAACTGGACGGCTGCCGAGCCTGCATGATCGCGCGTGAACGCCGCTTGAGACTTCACGCGGCGACCAGGTTGACGATCTTGCCCGGCACGACGATGACCTTGCGGATCTCCATGCCTTCCAGGAACTTGGCGGTGTTCGGCTCGGCCTTGGCCAGCGCTTCGATCAGGTCCTTGGGCGCATCGGCCGCCACTTCGATCGTGCCGCGCAGCTTGCCGTTGACCTGGACCGCCAGCACCACCGAATCACGCACCATCGCCGCAGCGTCGGCCTGCGGGAAGCTCAGGTCTTCCAGCAGCGTCTCGCCGTGGCCCAGCAGCTGCCACAGCGCGTGGCTGGAATGCGGGGTGATCGGGTTGAGCAGGAGTGCCGCGGCCTCCAGGGCTTCCTGGCGCACGGCGCGGGCCTGCTCGCTGGCGTCATCGAACTTGCCCAGCGCGTTGGACAGCTCCATCACCGCAGCGATGGCGGTGTTGAAGCCATGCCGCTTGCCGTAGTCGTCGCCGACCTTGGCGATGGTTTCGTGGGTCTTGCGGCGCAGCGCCTTCTGCTCGGCGCTCAGTGCGGCCACGTCCAGCGCCGGTGCGGCACCGGCGTCGGCATGCTTCTGCACCTGGGTCCACAGGCGGCGCAGGAAACGCGACATGCCTTCCACGCCGGCTTCGTTCCACTCCAGCGACTGTTCCGGCGGTGCGGCGAACATGGAGAACAGGCGCACAGTGTCGGCGCCGAACTTGTCCACCATCGACTGCGGGTCCACGCCGTTGTTCTTGGACTTGGACATCTTTTCGACGCCGCCGATCTGCACCGGCTGGCCATCGCTGGCCAGCACCGCACCGGTGATGCGCCCGCGCTCGTCACGCTGCACGTCCACCAGGGCCGGGTTGATCCAGTCCTTGGAGCCGTTGGCGTTCTCGCGGTAGTAGGTTTCGGCGATCACCATGCCCTGGGTCAGCAGGTTGGTGGCCGGCTCATCGCTGTCCACCATCCGCGCGTCGCGCATGAGCTTGTGATAGAAGCGGAAATACATCAGGTGCAGGATCGCGTGCTCGATGCCGCCGACGTACATGTCCGCCGGCATCCAGTAGTTGGCGCGCTTGTCGACCATCGTCGCCGCGCCCGGGCTCGTGTAACGCGCCACGTACCAGCTGGACTCCATGAAGGTGTCGAAGGTGTCGGTCTCGCGCTCGGCCGCGCCGCCGCAGTCCGGGCAGCGGGTCTTGCGCCATTCCGGATTGGCCTTCAACGGCGACTTCACCCCGTCCAGGGCCACGTTTTCCGGCAGCAGCACCGGCAACTGGTCGTCCGGCACCGGCACCGCGCCGCAGTTATCGCAATGGATCACCGGGATCGGGCAGCCCCAATAGCGCTGGCGGCTCACGCCCCAGTCGCGCAGGCGGTAATTCACCCGACGCTGGCCCTGGCCCTTGCGCTCGAAACGCTCGGCCAATGCTTCGAAAGCACCGCGGAAATCCAGCCCGTCGAACTCCGCAGAGTTGATCAGCTGGAACTCGCGCGCCTTGTCCGAATACCAGTCCTGCCACACGCTCGCGTCGTAGCTCGACTCGGCGTCGTTGCGCGGCTCCTTGAGCTGGATCACCTGCACGATCGGCAGCGCGTATTTGTTGGCGAATTCGAAATCGCGCTGGTCATGGCCGGGCACAGCCATCACCGCGCCGGTGCCATAGCCCATCAGCACGAAGTTGGCGACCCACACCGGCACGGTTTCGCCGGTCACCGGATGCACCGCCTTCAGGCCGGTGTCCATGCCGCGCTTTTCCTGGGTTTCCAGTTCCGCTTCGGACACGCCGCCCAGCTTGAGCTGCTCCAGGAAGGCCGCCAGCTCGGGGTTCGATGCCGCAGCCTTCAGCGCCAGCGGGTGCTCACCGGCAATCGACACGAAGGTCACGCCCATCAGCGTGTCCGGGCGCGTGGTGAAGACCATCAGTGGCTCGTGGCCACCTTCGACGTTGAACTGGATTTCCAGGCCTTCGGAACGGCCGATCCAGTTGCGCTGCATGGTCTTGACCGAATCGGGCCAGCCTTCCAGCGTGTCCAGGCCGTCCAGCAGCTCCTGCGCATAGTCGGTGATGCGCAGGAACCACTGCGGGATCTCGCGCTTTTCCACCAGCGCGCCCGAGCGCCAGCCACGGCCGTCGATGACTTGCTCGTTGGCCAGCGTGGTCTGGTCCACCGGGTCCCAGTTCACCACCGAGGCCTTGCGGTAGGCGATGCCCTTGCGCAGCAGGCGGGTGAACATGCGCTGCTCGTGCACGTAGTACTCGGGCGAACAGGTGGCGAATTCGCGGGTCCAGTCGATCGCGTAGCCAAGCGACTTCAGCTGGGTGCGCATGTGTTCGATATTGGCGTAGGTCCACTTGGCCGGCGCGGTCTTGTTCTTGATCGCGGCGTTCTCGGCCGGCAGGCCGAAAGCATCCCAGCCCATCGGCTGCAGCACGTTGTGCCCGGTCATGCGCTTGTAGCGGCTGATGACGTCGCTGATGGTGTAGTTGCGCACGTGGCCCATGTGCAGGGCACCGGACGGGTACGGCAGCATCGACAGGCAGTAATACTTGGGCTTGTCGGAGGTTTCGCTGACCTCGAAAGCCTTGCTGGCGTTCCAGAACTGCTGCGCGGAGGTTTCGACCGCTTTGGGGTCGTAGGCGTGGGTTTCGGGAACGGCGGACATGGCAAAGGGCTGCGAAGGCGGCTACAAAGCCGCGAAGCGTACCGCAGCGCACCACTGGCTGCACCCCGCGCGGCCTCCGCACCGGGTCCGGCGATCAGCCGTGCAGGGTGGCCGCCAGTGGCCGCGGCGGGCCGCTGATCCCCGCCAACGCGCACCAGCCGAACCAGGCCAGCACCGAGATCCGCTGCGACAGCCCATCGGGCAGGAACGCCGGCAGCACCAGCGCGAAGGCCACCACCAGCGCCGCCAGCACCGGACCAGCCAGGGCCAGCCCGCGCCATTCAGGCTGACCACGCAGGCCAACGGCCAGCAGCAGCGCAGACGCCAGGCTGGTCGCCCACCACAGGCCCCAGGCCGTGGCGTGCAGCTGGGTTTGGGTGCCGCGCAGCTGCTGTGGTTCCAGCTGGAACAGGCCCATCGCCGCCAGCCCCAACGCCGACAGGAACATCAGCTGCGCGCCGATCCGTTGCGGCCAACCAGCCTTCAATGGCAGCCGCAGGCGCAGCCCCAGCGCGACCATCGCGCACAGCGCCCCCGGCAGCACGAAACCCAGCAGGTTGAACAGCTGCGCGTTCGGAATGCCCTGCGCACCCAGCAGCGCGATCGGATGGATCAGCTGCGAATAGCCCTGGTCTTTCAGCGCCGCGCCAAAGCCCAGCACCGCGCCCAGCCAGAGCAGGACGGCCACCGGCGCACACCAGCGCCACCAACGCTTCAAGATTCTTTCCAACGGAAGACTGCCTCCAAGCCAACACCAAAGACACGTGCAATACGGAACGCCAACTCCAACGAGGGTGCATAACGCTCCGCCTCGAGCGCAATGATGGTCTGGCGGGTCGCACCACAGGCGTCAGCCAGCGCTTGCTGGGTCATCTCACCATGCTCGAAGCGAAGTCGACGGATCTCGTTGACGACGGGAGTACCGGTCACCTGCGATCCCGCCAGTAAGCATGCACGCGGACCGCACTCATCACCACGAGTGACGCCCCCAGACACAGCAGCAGGCAGTTGGCGAGCCAGATCGGCGGCACCAAACGAAAAAAGTCTTGATAGGTCTTCAGCCCCGCCACCGTCGAGGCCAGTACCACCAGAATGCCCAGCAGCGCGAACCCCGCCTCAAGGCCTTTGTGCGTGATCGCACGGTCGCGCTCATCGACGTAGACCCCACGGAATCGATGCTTGAGCCAGATTGCCGCAGCCGTAAAAAACAGGAAGAAGCGTGCCGCGACCTTGTTGACATGCGCGGCATGCGACGACTCGAAACGGTGTTCTGAAAAGAACACCTGCCAGAATAGATATCCAGTCACCCAAAAAAATATCGCCAAACCCAGGTAGGCCAGCCGCTCCTGCGCTTCCATCCTTCTGACGACTGCCGGCAATTCCATGTTCATGTCAAAAACCCCTTCCTTTATGTAAAAAATGTCATACATCCGCATCTTCAATTAGATGTCAACTATTTTTTACATCACTCTTGCGCCGTCCAAGTTTGCCACCATGTCTGGCCGAGCCTCCCAAGAAACCAATTTCGATGTCCGAGCTGCCCCACGTCTTCACCGCCACCACCGACACCTTCGAAACCGAAGTCCTGCAGAAATCCATGACCACCCCGGTGCTGGTGGACTTCTGGGCGACCTGGTGCGAGCCGTGCAAGACCCTGGGCCCGATCCTGGAAAAGCTGGCCGGCGAGTTCAATGGCGCGTTCGAACTGGCCAAGGTCGACGTGGATGCCGAACAGCAGATCGCCGCGGCGTTCCAGATCCGCTCGGTGCCGACCGTGTTCCTGGTGCGCGACGGGCAGATCGTCGATGGCTTCCCCGGCGCGATGCCCGAAGGCCAGCTGCGCGCCTTCCTGCAGCAGCACGGGGTGGAGCCGGCCGAAGCCGCCGCCAACGAAGAACCCGAAACCCTGGCCCCGCTCAGCCCGGCCGAGCAGGTCGCCGCCCTGCGCGAAGCCATCGCCGCCGAACCGGACAAGGACGAGCTAAAGCTCGACCTGGCCCTGGCCCTGCTGGGCACCGGCGAGGCCACCGAGGCCGAAGCCCTGCTCGATGCCCTGCCCGCCAACCTGTCCACCGACGACCGCGCGGTGAAGGCCCGCGCCCGCCTGGGCTTTGCCGCGCTGCTCAAGGGCGCACCGGCGCCGCACGCGCTGGAGGCCAACCTGGCCCAGGACGAAACCGACCTGCGTGCCCGCCACCTACTGGGCGTGCACAAGCTGGTCGCCGGCGATGCCGAAGGCGGCCTGGAGCAGTTCATCGAACTGCTGCGCCGCGACCGCACCTGGGAAGACAACCTGGCCAGGAAATCCCTGATCGATGCCTTCCGCGTGGTCGAGGACGAAGACCTGGTCGGCAAGTACCGCCGCAAGATGTCCGCGCTGCTGTTTTGACCGGCCACACCGATTTTTTGTAGAGCGGAGCTTGTGGCAATCCCCTTTTGGGGACTCCGCTGGGGCTTTCGATGCGATCTGGCCGAAGAGCAGCGGAGCAAGCTCCGCTCTACAGAGAAGCGCCGCACTGATTATGGGATTGCCGACCGGCCAATCCATCCATACCCATCCGTATGTTAGCCTCGCATCCCGCCTGCCCACGCGATGCGCCTGCCCATGAAACCTTTCACCCTGCGCCACGGCCTGAACCTGTGGCCGCCGTTCCTGTTCACCGGCATCCATGTGGCGGCGATCGACAGCGACTGGCGCTACGCGCGGGTGGAACTGCGCATGCGGCCCTGGAACCGCAACTACGTCGGCACCCATTTCGGCGGCAGCCTGTTCGCCATGACCGATCCGTTCTGGATGCTGCTGGTGATGCAGGTGTTGGGGCGTGATTATTTCGTCTGGGACAAGGCCGGCGAGATCGAGTTCGTCAAACCCGGGCGTGGCACCGTGACTGCCGACTTTCGCCTGGACCAGGCCACGCTGGACGCGGTGCGTGCCGCCACTGCCGACGGCGCCAAGCACCTGCAATGGTTCGACCTGGATGTGATCGACGCCCAGGGCGACACCGTCGCCCGCGTGCGCAAACAGCTCTACGTGCGGCTCAAGCCCGAGGCCCGCGCCAAGGCCGGAACAACAACCACCTGACCCAAGCTGCACACGCAGTAACGGCCCCGGTCAGCGCGCGGTGCGAAGCCGCGGGGCCGGCAGCGGGATTTCCCAGCGGTCCTGCCCGTCCTGCGGCGAAAACAGCGCCATCGACAGCGTGCCGCGTTCGCTATCCAGCGTCAGCGGACGCCCGCGCTGCAGCTCCGGTGGCAGGTCATCCAGCCCGGCCTTCGGGTGGGTGCGCAGCCACAGCGCTACCGAGACCAGACGCAGACGCGCCATGCCATCCTGCCCGCGGCGGCTGTAGTCATCGAAATTGGAAGGCCCCATATCGGCCAGGGTGCAACCCACCGCATTGGCGAGACAGCGGAACTCCCACCTACCGCCCTGCACGGCCGGCGTGGTGACCGGCTGGTCCGCGGCAACCTGGGCCTTGCCCCCTTCCTCGCACGGCCAGGCCGTGCCCACGGCCATGCGCGCGACGGTCTTGTCCCGGTTGAACAGCCAATGCCCCCGGGTCGCACCGGTGCCCTGCACCGATTGCCAGGCGCTGTCGCCCACCCCGGACTGCACGAACGCGAACTCGCGCTGCATCACCTTGCAGACGTTCGCCGCGTCCGTCGGCAGCGGTGCGAACGCAGCAACGCATTCATCGGGAAGCTTCGCGTCGTCGGGCAGTGCGGCCAGCATCTCGGTGAACAGGTTAGCCGTGCCCCGCAGCATCGCCAGCGAGATCATGCCGCCGATCAGGTAATCCGGGTCCTTCCCCAGCATGCGTGCGGTGCGGGCATCGCGGCAGACGCCGGCCAGCGCCTCCTGGCGATGTCCCCGCACGAACGTCAGCGCATGTCCGGTCTGCGGCGCGGACAACAACTGATAGGCAGGGAACGGCAGCATCGGGTCCAACGGAAATGGATTTCGCACGTAGCCCGCGTCGTGAAGCGCCTCCACGCGCGCCGCCAGCGGCGCATTGCTCGCCACCGCTGCGGCATATCCGGCCTGGTTGCCGCGGACCCGTGCCAGGCAGTCCTGGTCCTTCCAACCGCACAGCTGCAGGCCCGGCGGGTCGACCAGGCCCTCGCGCGGCCAGCGATCCTCGGCGGTCGACTTGAATGCACCGGGTGCCTTGGCGAAGCGGGCCAGATCGGCCTTCAGCACCGCCGCCTGCGCATCGGCCGGCACCGCATAGGGCAACAGCCACAGCTGCGTGAATCCATTCGTGCCGGTCGGCGGCTTGCCCGGCTGCAGGGCCTGCAGGGCTTGCTGCTCGGCCTTGGTTGGCCCCATCGCCCGCGACAGCCCATAGACCGCCACCAGCGCGAACCCGATCGCCAGCACACCCGCCGCGAACCACTTGAACACACGCACCATCGAACCGCTCCTTTCTCCAAGCGACCCTCCGTCCCGGATGGTCGCGCCCTACAATAACGCCATGTCCAGTCCCTCCCCCCGCCCCTCCCTGCAGAGCCTGTTCCTGACCGGCCTGCTGACCCTGCTGCCGATCTGGCTGACCTGGGTGGTCATCAAGTTCGTCTTCGTGCTGCTGTCCGATGCCAGCAAACCGCTGGTCGAACCCATTTCACGCAGCTTCGCCCAGGACTTCCCGGTAGTCGCCTCGTGGCTGACCGGGCAGTCGGTGCAGGCCGTCATCGCGCTGGTCGCCACGCTACTGGTGATCCTGCTGGTCGGCTTCCTGGCACGGCGGGTGGTCGGGCAGACGCTGCTGCGCTGGTTCGAAGCCCTGATCCGCCGCGTACCGCTGGCCAGCACCATCTACACCAGCGCGCGCCAGCTGCTGGACATGCTGCAGACCAAGCCGGGCAGCACCCAGCGCGTGGTCCTGATCGACTTCCCGCACCGGGAAATGAAGGCCGTCGGCCTGGTCACCCGGGTGATGCGCGAGGAAGGCACCGGTCGCGAACTGGCGGCCGTCTACGTGCCGACCACGCCCAATCCCACCGGCGGCTACCTGGAAATCGTGCCCGTGGACCTGCTGACGCCCACCGACTGGACGGTGGACCAGGCGATGGCGTTCATCATTTCTGGTGGTGCCTCCGCCCCCGACTCCATGCCCTTCACCCGCACCGGCGACCGCATCGCGTGAGCGTGGTGACACGCACGCTGGACGACCGCGCGGTACGGCTGTTCATCGCGCTGGCGGCGTTCCTGTGCGTCAACGCGGTGCTGGCCGAGTTCATCGGGGTCAAGATCTTCGCCCTGGAAGACACGCTTGGCATCGCACCGCTGCAGTGGAACCTGTTCGGTGAAAGCGGCTCGCTGAGCTTCACCGTCGGCACGCTGCTGTGGCCGTTCGTGTTCGTACTGACCGACACCATCAACGAGTTCTTCGGCCGCAAGGGCGTGCGCTTCATCTCGTGGGTCGCCGTGGCGTTGATCGTCTACGGCTTCCTGTTCGCGTTCCTGGCCATCAGGACCGCGCCAGCGGGCTGGTGGGTCGGTGCGGCGGCGAACCAGGGCGTGCCCGACTACCAGGCTGCGTTCGCCGCGATCTTCGGCCAGGGCATGTGGTCGATCGGCGGCTCGATCGTGGCGTTCCTGCTGGGCCAGCTGATTGATGTCTGGGCCTTCCACCGTATCCGTAACGTCACCGGTGAAAAACACGTGTGGCTGCGTGCCACCGGCTCGACCGCGGTTTCGCAGATCGTGGACAGTTTCGTAGTGATCTACATCGCCTTCGTGCTCGGGCCGCAGCACTGGTCGATGCAGCGCTTCCTGGCCATCAGTACGGTCAACTACGGCTACAAGATGCTGGCTGCGGTGGCGATGATCCCGCTGCTGTACCTGATGCGCCATGCGATCCGCCTCTATCTGGGCCACGAACGCGAAGAGCAGCTGCGCATGGAAGCGGCTGCGGATTGATCCGTTTTGTGTAGAACGGAGCTTGTGGCAATCCCCTTTTGGGACTCCGCTGAGATCTGACCGAAAAGCAGCCGAGCAAGCTCGGCTCTACAGGTCGAGGCTCGGATTCCAGTGAATGCACGTAACTCACTGATCCGTCGAGAGACAGGCGCACCGCCACCGCTCAGCAACGTGACGATGGCGTTGACCTAGAATGGCCGCATGAAGCCTCTTCAGCTCTTCGCGCTGGCCGTGCTGGCCGCCGCGGCACCGGTAGCCGCGCGCTCGCCGGAAGCCGGCGCCGCCAACTACAAGAGCGCCAGCCCGCTCGCACCGGCGCCGGCATTGAATGCCGCCGCGCCCGACGGCCTGCCCGACCTGTCGCAACTGGCACCGGACGCCGATCCCGACGTGCTGGCCCTGGGCCTGTCGGCGATGCAATGCGCGCAAGCGCACGGCACCGGCAGCGATGCGCACCGGCTGGCGGTAATCGACTACAGCCGCTCCTCGCTGACCCCGCGCCTGTGGGTGTTCGACCTGGCCCAGCACAAGCTGCTCTACAAGGAACTGGTCGCGCACGGCCAGGGCTCTGGCGGTGACCTGCCCAATCGGTTTTCCAACGAGGACGGCACCCACGCTTCGAGCCTGGGCCTGTTCTTCACCCGCGACACCTACCAGGGCAAGAACGGTTATTCGCTGCGCATGGATGGCCTGGAGACCGGCTTCAACGATGCCGCCATGAGCCGGGCCATCGTCATGCACGGCGCGCCGTACGTGAGCGCCGAGGCCGGCAAGAAGATCGGCCGCCTGGGTCGCAGTTGGGGTTGCCCGGCAGTGCGCACGGCGATGGCCAGGCCGATCATCGATGTGATGAAGGATGGCCAGTTCGTGTTCTCGTATTACCCGGAGCAGGCCTGGCTGACCCGCTCGTCGCTGGCCCAGTGCGCGATGGCGCGCCTGCATGGCATGCCCCACGCCAGTCCCGACAAGGCCGTCGTCACGCGTTAGGCTTGCCCTTCTGACATGGCCATGGAGGCCTGCGATGCGGCGATCTGCGCGTGTGTGGTTGGGCCTTCTGCTATGCGTTGCGCTACCGGCCGTGGCCGCAGTGCCGTTCTGGGGGGCCAAGCAATCCAGCCCCATCGACACCTCGCCCGCCACGCTCAAGCCCGGCGAATGGGTCTGGGGTGGCGACGACAAGAACGCCGGCCCGATGGCGGTGATCGTCAGCCTGACCGAACAGCGCGCCTACGTGTATCGCAACGGCATCCTGATGGCCTGGACCACGGTCAGTACCGGCAAGGCCGGGCATGAAACCCCGACCGGCGTGTTCACCATCCTGCAAAAGGACAGGGACCATCGCTCCAGCCTCTACAACAGCGCGCCGATGCCCTACCAGCAGCGCCTGACCTGGGACGGCATCGCCCTGCATGCCGGCGGCCTGCCCGGCTATCCCGAGTCGCACGGCTGCGTGCACCTGCCCAGCGCGTTCGCCGAGAAGCTGTTCGGTGCCTCCAACATGGGCATGACCGTGGTGGTGGCCGAGGAAGGCTCGGCGCCGGTGTCGCTGGTCCATCCCGGCGCGCTCAGCCCGATCGATCCGACCACCGGCAAGGACGTCGACATTCCGCTCCTCGAAGACGGCCGCGCTTGGCGCTGGGAACCGGGCCGTGCACCGGACGGCCCGCTGTCGATCGTGCTCAGCCGCAGCGACCGGATCCTGTTCGTCTACCGCAACGGCACTGAAGTCGGCCGCACCCGCATCACCCTCAACAGCCCCACGCCGCGCACCGGGACGCATGCCTACATCGTCGCGGCCGGTTACGTGCCGCCCGCCATCGGAACCGTAACCGCGCAGTCGCCGATGCCTGCCTGGATCACCATCGGCGTGCCGGGCCGCGAAGACGAAGCCGGCGCCGCACTGCCCACCGAGGAAATCAACCAGGTCGTGATCCCCGATGGCTTCAAGGCGCAGGTCTTGCCCTTCGTGCAACCCGGCACCGTGCTGGTCGCCACCGACGCCAGCGTCGTGCCGCAGACCACCGGCGCCCATGTGCAGGTGATCGACTCGGATCCGCCGGAGAAATAAGCGGCGCGGCGCCGGGTGCCCTGCCTGCACCTACGCAATTGACGTAGGGCGGGTCTTGACCGGCCGTCGCGGTGCCGGTTGAACCTTGCGGCGGGTCAAGACCCACCCGCCCGTGCGAGGACGGGTGACTTCCGGGGGATATACGACGCCCGGGCGATGTCCCACGA
Proteins encoded in this window:
- a CDS encoding DUF998 domain-containing protein, which translates into the protein MKRWWRWCAPVAVLLWLGAVLGFGAALKDQGYSQLIHPIALLGAQGIPNAQLFNLLGFVLPGALCAMVALGLRLRLPLKAGWPQRIGAQLMFLSALGLAAMGLFQLEPQQLRGTQTQLHATAWGLWWATSLASALLLAVGLRGQPEWRGLALAGPVLAALVVAFALVLPAFLPDGLSQRISVLAWFGWCALAGISGPPRPLAATLHG
- the nadD gene encoding nicotinate-nucleotide adenylyltransferase; this translates as MSSPRALTLIYGGTFDPFHNGHLAIARLAGAALAVPVTLIPAADPPHRPPPGANAQQRLAMLEAAVAREPGLRVDRRELDRPGRSFTVDTLRSLRAELGPEAPLALVLGADSFLGLPTWHAWEDLFGLAHFVVADRFGSLLGQLPPALGERVAACWADEADALKHSPAGRVLCLHQPLQSESASDVRQRIASGASWQSLVPPPVAAFITGHGLYGATGL
- the leuS gene encoding leucine--tRNA ligase, giving the protein MSAVPETHAYDPKAVETSAQQFWNASKAFEVSETSDKPKYYCLSMLPYPSGALHMGHVRNYTISDVISRYKRMTGHNVLQPMGWDAFGLPAENAAIKNKTAPAKWTYANIEHMRTQLKSLGYAIDWTREFATCSPEYYVHEQRMFTRLLRKGIAYRKASVVNWDPVDQTTLANEQVIDGRGWRSGALVEKREIPQWFLRITDYAQELLDGLDTLEGWPDSVKTMQRNWIGRSEGLEIQFNVEGGHEPLMVFTTRPDTLMGVTFVSIAGEHPLALKAAASNPELAAFLEQLKLGGVSEAELETQEKRGMDTGLKAVHPVTGETVPVWVANFVLMGYGTGAVMAVPGHDQRDFEFANKYALPIVQVIQLKEPRNDAESSYDASVWQDWYSDKAREFQLINSAEFDGLDFRGAFEALAERFERKGQGQRRVNYRLRDWGVSRQRYWGCPIPVIHCDNCGAVPVPDDQLPVLLPENVALDGVKSPLKANPEWRKTRCPDCGGAAERETDTFDTFMESSWYVARYTSPGAATMVDKRANYWMPADMYVGGIEHAILHLMYFRFYHKLMRDARMVDSDEPATNLLTQGMVIAETYYRENANGSKDWINPALVDVQRDERGRITGAVLASDGQPVQIGGVEKMSKSKNNGVDPQSMVDKFGADTVRLFSMFAAPPEQSLEWNEAGVEGMSRFLRRLWTQVQKHADAGAAPALDVAALSAEQKALRRKTHETIAKVGDDYGKRHGFNTAIAAVMELSNALGKFDDASEQARAVRQEALEAAALLLNPITPHSSHALWQLLGHGETLLEDLSFPQADAAAMVRDSVVLAVQVNGKLRGTIEVAADAPKDLIEALAKAEPNTAKFLEGMEIRKVIVVPGKIVNLVAA
- the lptE gene encoding LPS assembly lipoprotein LptE, which codes for MLRLLAVTLLAVSLSACGFHLRSKIALPADLGPVRVVSKTRYSPLAEDLAVGLKAAGATPAAEDATTDVATLDIKSERWGDRAIALDQNGRALEYSLRYATVFEFRRADGSELVPQQVVELSRDYVSQSTNLTGTTSEREILADELRREMAASILRRIDGVVRGVGRPGGARDPATSTAPVDPAPATDDALTPATTTPVTTP
- a CDS encoding helix-turn-helix transcriptional regulator; amino-acid sequence: MTGTPVVNEIRRLRFEHGEMTQQALADACGATRQTIIALEAERYAPSLELAFRIARVFGVGLEAVFRWKES
- the holA gene encoding DNA polymerase III subunit delta, whose product is MELAPDRLAAQIADAALAPAYLIAGPETLLVLEAADAVRTRGRELGIAEREVFDLEGRDIDWAGLQASFDAPSLFSARRIVEVRLPTGKPGKEGAEVISAFCARPPDDVVLLITAGEWSKAHRGKWADAIERIGVLSVAWAIKPHELSGWVQARLRSRGLRADRDAIALLVERVEGNLLAAAQEIDKLALLADGQALDLATMQSLVADAARFDVFRLIETTLSGNATQASRMLVGLRAEGEVVAALMPMVVRNVLSTAQLARVAERGGNVAAEMKGQGIWESRQAPFKRALQRHASSARWDRFVAEASRIDRMAKGRADGDAWVALERLLLAIADASAVKLVA
- a CDS encoding DUF4442 domain-containing protein, with amino-acid sequence MKPFTLRHGLNLWPPFLFTGIHVAAIDSDWRYARVELRMRPWNRNYVGTHFGGSLFAMTDPFWMLLVMQVLGRDYFVWDKAGEIEFVKPGRGTVTADFRLDQATLDAVRAATADGAKHLQWFDLDVIDAQGDTVARVRKQLYVRLKPEARAKAGTTTT
- the trxA gene encoding thioredoxin; its protein translation is MSELPHVFTATTDTFETEVLQKSMTTPVLVDFWATWCEPCKTLGPILEKLAGEFNGAFELAKVDVDAEQQIAAAFQIRSVPTVFLVRDGQIVDGFPGAMPEGQLRAFLQQHGVEPAEAAANEEPETLAPLSPAEQVAALREAIAAEPDKDELKLDLALALLGTGEATEAEALLDALPANLSTDDRAVKARARLGFAALLKGAPAPHALEANLAQDETDLRARHLLGVHKLVAGDAEGGLEQFIELLRRDRTWEDNLARKSLIDAFRVVEDEDLVGKYRRKMSALLF